From Alosa sapidissima isolate fAloSap1 chromosome 7, fAloSap1.pri, whole genome shotgun sequence, the proteins below share one genomic window:
- the LOC121714288 gene encoding tubulin alpha-1A chain, protein MRECISIHVGQAGVQIGNACWELYCLEHGIQPDGQMPSDKTIGGGDDSFNTFFSETGAGKHVPRAVFVDLEPTVIDEVRTGTYRQLFHPEQLITGKEDAANNYARGHYTIGKEIIDLVLDRIRKLADQCTGLQGFLVFHSFGGGTGSGFTSLLMERLSVDYGKKSKLEFSIYPAPQVSTAVVEPYNSILTTHTTLEHSDCAFMVDNEAIYDICRRNLDIERPTYTNLNRLIGQIVSSITASLRFDGALNVDLTEFQTNLVPYPRIHFPLATYAPVISAEKAYHEQLSVSEITNACFEPANQMVKCDPRHGKYMACCLLYRGDVVPKDVNAAIATIKTKRTIQFVDWCPTGFKVGINYQPPTVVPGGDLAKVQRAVCMLSNTTAIAEAWARLDHKFDLMYAKRAFVHWYVGEGMEEGEFSEAREDMAALEKDYEEVGVDSIEGEGEEEGEEY, encoded by the exons ATG CGTGAGTGCATCTCCATCCACGTGGGTCAAGCTGGCGTCCAGATTGGCAATGCCTGCTGGGAACTCTACTGCCTTGAACACGGCATCCAGCCGGACGGACAGATGCCCAGCGACAAGACCATCGGAGGAGGAGATGACTCTTTCAACACCTTCTTCAGTGAGACTGGTGCTGGAAAACATGTACCCAGGGCTGTGTTTGTGGACCTGGAGCCCACTGTGATCG ATGAGGTACGCACTGGGACCTATCGCCAGCTGTTCCACCCAGAGCAGCTCATCACTGGCAAAGAGGATGCTGCCAACAACTATGCCCGTGGTCACTACACCATTGGCAAGGAAATCATTGACCTTGTACTGGACAGGATTCGCAAACTG GCTGACCAGTGCACAGGTCTGCAGGGCTTCCTCGTCTTCCACAGCTTTGGGGGAGGCACTGGCTCTGGCTTCACCTCCCTGCTGATGGAGCGCCTCTCCGTCGACTATGGCAAGAAGTCCAAGCTGGAGTTCTCCATCTACCCAGCCCCCCAGGTGTCTACTGCCGTGGTGGAGCCCTACAACTCCATTCTGACCACCCACACCACCCTTGAGCACTCTGACTGTGCCTTCATGGTAGACAATGAGGCCATCTATGACATTTGCCGTAGAAACCTTGATATTGAGCGCCCTACCTACACAAACCTCAACAGGCTCATTGGTCAGATTGTGTCCTCCATCACAGCCTCCCTCCGATTTGACGGTGCCCTCAATGTTGATCTGACAGAGTTCCAGACCAACTTGGTGCCCTACCCTCGTATCCACTTCCCTCTGGCCACGTATGCCCCAGTGATCTCTGCTGAGAAGGCCTACCATGAGCAGCTCTCAGTGTCTGAGATCACCAATGCTTGCTTTGAGCCAGCCAATCAGATGGTGAAATGTGACCCCCGTCACGGCAAGTACATGGCCTGCTGTCTGCTGTACCGTGGTGACGTGGTGCCCAAAGATGTTAATGCTGCCATTGCCACCATCAAAACCAAGCGCACCATCCAGTTTGTGGATTGGTGTCCCACTGGTTTCAAGGTTGGCATCAACTACCAGCCCCCTACTGTTGTCCCAGGTGGAGACCTGGCCAAGGTGCAGAGGGCTGTGTGCATGTTGAGCAACACCACTGCTATTGCTGAGGCTTGGGCCCGGCTGGATCACAAGTTTGATCTGATGTACGCCAAGCGTGCCTTTGTGCACTGGTATGTAGGTGAGGGCATGGAGGAGGGAGAGTTCTCTGAGGCCAGAGAGGACATGGCCGCCCTGGAGAAGGATTATGAGGAGGTTGGAGTTGACTCCATTGAAGGAGAGGgcgaggaagagggagaggagtacTAA
- the pmelb gene encoding premelanosome protein b isoform X2 has protein sequence MSETTQSVTIWEFTDQGVSHSTSTMKTLIAPLVLAVLATTAFARQVQKSDTQARYVRYHSWNTKMYPVWKHGDARYRNSWIGGDVTFDVSNDAPTLTGAKITFTIGIRFPANQKVLPDGEVVWAENCTVDGKQYYEGQPVYPEHHRSSEDLNAVFPDGVPLRKDGDKKPPYVFVWKTWGQYWQVSDGPSSSLTITTDNIPLGSYTMDVVIYHYRKRDKFIPIGYASTQFCITDQIPFEVVLSQVNDIQEDDQRFVQNRAVVFSISLHDPSEYLSTSDVTFNWDFGDGSGTVISRETTVTHTYIQSGSFRPKMVVQAAIPDPSCATPANAPTMRSPTTKIPAPPAQDFTTADTPAEPKEDVTVPAFQLSSDLGATSPPSEASAAGDEGEDDPPSVPVAVELEVTTGPADSVEDMNDRAASINPAVDSVTTVIPAAVVRVGTERRVAEEEETGVNSVMDAATTAPTDGAPQEDEDTDPQQVAVVITKRYAHNDDCLIYRYGSFSTGIEIVEGIESVEIVQVSNAVLMTETEPNAVDFTITCRGSLPTEVCTVVSDANCVMPVKTICNPVPTTPDCQLVLRQFFNDSGIFCVNVSMTNDVSLAVTSTRVSVNMGSKMTSTGTVAMVLGVLIVASAVGTVAFTYRRLKGYRPLTELPAADQQASGGLSSFPALIWSLLSGHGPGDNRTLLRRVV, from the exons ATGTCCGAAACAACACAATCTGTTACAATTTGGGAATTTACTGACCAAGGGGTCTCCCACAGCACTTCCACAATGAAGACCCTCATAGCCCCATTGGTACTAGCAGTGTTGGCGACAACAGCATTTGCAA GACAAGTTCAAAAGAGCGACACTCAAGCCAGATATGTCCGTTATCATTCATGGAACACAAAGATGTACCCCGTGTGGAAACATGGCGATGCCCGCTACAGAAATAGTTGgatag GTGGGGATGTAACGTTTGATGTCAGTAACGACGCCCCCACGCTGACCGGAGCCAAGATCACCTTCACCATCGGTATCCGTTTCCCTGCCAACCAGAAGGTGCTGCCAGACGGAGAGGTAGTGTGGGCGGAGAACTGCACGGTGGATG GCAAACAGTACTATGAGGGACAGCCTGTGTACCCTGAGCACCACAGGTCATCTGAGGACTTGAACGCTGTGTTCCCTGATGGTGTTCCCCTGAGGAAAGATGGAGATAAGAAACCtccctatgtgtttgtgtggaagaCCTGGG GTCAGTACTGGCAGGTAAGTGACGGGCCCTCCTCCTCTTTGACCATAACTACGGACAACATCCCACTGGGATCCTACACCATGGATGTCGTCATCTACCACTACCGCAAGAGGGACAAGTTCATCCCCATCGGCTATGCCTCCACACAGTTCTGCATCACAG ATCAGATTCCCTTTGAGGTGGTGCTGTCCCAGGTGAATGACATTCAGGAGGATGACCAGCGCTTTGTGCAAAACCGAGCCGTGGTCTTCAGCATCTCCCTGCACGACCCCAGCGAGTACCTCAGCACCTCGGACGTCACGTTCAACTGGGACTTCGGGGATGGCAGTGGCACTGTGATCTCCAGGGAAACCACggttacacacacctacatacagtcTGGCAGCTTCCGTCCCAAGATGGTGGTACAGGCCGCCATTCCAGATCCATCGTGTGCCACTCCTGCCAATGCCCCTACCATGCGGAGTCCGACCACCAAGATCCCGGCTCCTCCCGCACAGGACTTCACCACAG CTGACACACCAGCAGAGCCAAAAGAGGACGTTACCGTCCCGGCCTTCCAGCTTTCCTCCGACCTCGGCGCGACCAGTCCCCCCTCGGAGGCCTCTGCTGCTGGGGACGAGGGTGAGGACGACCCCCCTTCTGTCCCTGTGGCTGTGGAGCTGGAGGTGACCACAGGCCCTGCAGACTCAGTCGAGGACATGAATGACCGTGCCGCGTCCATCAACCCTGCGGTGGACAGCGTCACCACTGTCATCCCAGCAGCCGTGGTGAGAGTGGGCACAGAGAGGCGcgtggcggaggaggaggagacggggGTCAACTCTGTCATGGACGCTGCCACTA CTGCCCCAACTGATGGGGCGCCCCAGGAGGATGAGGACACTGACCCACAGCAGGTTGCTGTGGTGATCACCAAGAGGTACGCCCATAATGATGACTGCTTGATCTACCGCTACGGTTCCTTCTCCACCGGCATTGAAATCGTTG AGGGAATCGAGAGTGTGGAGATTGTGCAGGTGTCCAATGCTGTGCTGATGACCGAGACAGAACCAAATGCTGTGGACTTCACCATCACCTGCCGGGGCAG CCTTCCCACGGAGGTGTGCACCGTGGTGTCAGACGCCAACTGTGTCATGCCAGTCAAGACCATCTGCAACCCTGTGCCAACAACTCCAGACTGTCAGCTGGTCTTGCGCCAGTTCTTCAACGACTCCGGAATCTTCTGTGTCAACGTGTCCATGACAAACGACGTCAGCCTTGCTGTCACCAGTACTAGGGTCAGCGTGAATATGG GCTCCAAGATGACATCCACGGGAACAGTTGCCATGGTCCTTGGTGTTCTCATAGTGGCCTCAGCGGTCGGAACAGTGGCATTTACCTACAG GCGTCTTAAGGGCTACAGGCCTCTGACAGAGCTGCCGGCCGCAGACCAACAGGCTAGTGGTGGGCTGAGCTCCTTCCCTGCCCTCATCTGGAGCCTCCTGAGTGGCCATGGGCCTGGAGACAACCGCACCCTCCTCCGCAGAGTGGTATAA
- the pmelb gene encoding premelanosome protein b isoform X1 — protein sequence MSETTQSVTIWEFTDQGVSHSTSTMKTLIAPLVLAVLATTAFARQVQKSDTQARYVRYHSWNTKMYPVWKHGDARYRNSWIGGDVTFDVSNDAPTLTGAKITFTIGIRFPANQKVLPDGEVVWAENCTVDGKQYYEGQPVYPEHHRSSEDLNAVFPDGVPLRKDGDKKPPYVFVWKTWGQYWQVSDGPSSSLTITTDNIPLGSYTMDVVIYHYRKRDKFIPIGYASTQFCITDQIPFEVVLSQVNDIQEDDQRFVQNRAVVFSISLHDPSEYLSTSDVTFNWDFGDGSGTVISRETTVTHTYIQSGSFRPKMVVQAAIPDPSCATPANAPTMRSPTTKIPAPPAQDFTTADTPAEPKEDVTVPAFQLSSDLGATSPPSEASAAGDEGEDDPPSVPVAVELEVTTGPADSVEDMNDRAASINPAVDSVTTVIPAAVVRVGTERRVAEEEETGVNSVMDAATTAPTDGAPQEDEDTDPQQVAVVITKRYAHNDDCLIYRYGSFSTGIEIVEGIESVEIVQVSNAVLMTETEPNAVDFTITCRGSSLPTEVCTVVSDANCVMPVKTICNPVPTTPDCQLVLRQFFNDSGIFCVNVSMTNDVSLAVTSTRVSVNMGSKMTSTGTVAMVLGVLIVASAVGTVAFTYRRLKGYRPLTELPAADQQASGGLSSFPALIWSLLSGHGPGDNRTLLRRVV from the exons ATGTCCGAAACAACACAATCTGTTACAATTTGGGAATTTACTGACCAAGGGGTCTCCCACAGCACTTCCACAATGAAGACCCTCATAGCCCCATTGGTACTAGCAGTGTTGGCGACAACAGCATTTGCAA GACAAGTTCAAAAGAGCGACACTCAAGCCAGATATGTCCGTTATCATTCATGGAACACAAAGATGTACCCCGTGTGGAAACATGGCGATGCCCGCTACAGAAATAGTTGgatag GTGGGGATGTAACGTTTGATGTCAGTAACGACGCCCCCACGCTGACCGGAGCCAAGATCACCTTCACCATCGGTATCCGTTTCCCTGCCAACCAGAAGGTGCTGCCAGACGGAGAGGTAGTGTGGGCGGAGAACTGCACGGTGGATG GCAAACAGTACTATGAGGGACAGCCTGTGTACCCTGAGCACCACAGGTCATCTGAGGACTTGAACGCTGTGTTCCCTGATGGTGTTCCCCTGAGGAAAGATGGAGATAAGAAACCtccctatgtgtttgtgtggaagaCCTGGG GTCAGTACTGGCAGGTAAGTGACGGGCCCTCCTCCTCTTTGACCATAACTACGGACAACATCCCACTGGGATCCTACACCATGGATGTCGTCATCTACCACTACCGCAAGAGGGACAAGTTCATCCCCATCGGCTATGCCTCCACACAGTTCTGCATCACAG ATCAGATTCCCTTTGAGGTGGTGCTGTCCCAGGTGAATGACATTCAGGAGGATGACCAGCGCTTTGTGCAAAACCGAGCCGTGGTCTTCAGCATCTCCCTGCACGACCCCAGCGAGTACCTCAGCACCTCGGACGTCACGTTCAACTGGGACTTCGGGGATGGCAGTGGCACTGTGATCTCCAGGGAAACCACggttacacacacctacatacagtcTGGCAGCTTCCGTCCCAAGATGGTGGTACAGGCCGCCATTCCAGATCCATCGTGTGCCACTCCTGCCAATGCCCCTACCATGCGGAGTCCGACCACCAAGATCCCGGCTCCTCCCGCACAGGACTTCACCACAG CTGACACACCAGCAGAGCCAAAAGAGGACGTTACCGTCCCGGCCTTCCAGCTTTCCTCCGACCTCGGCGCGACCAGTCCCCCCTCGGAGGCCTCTGCTGCTGGGGACGAGGGTGAGGACGACCCCCCTTCTGTCCCTGTGGCTGTGGAGCTGGAGGTGACCACAGGCCCTGCAGACTCAGTCGAGGACATGAATGACCGTGCCGCGTCCATCAACCCTGCGGTGGACAGCGTCACCACTGTCATCCCAGCAGCCGTGGTGAGAGTGGGCACAGAGAGGCGcgtggcggaggaggaggagacggggGTCAACTCTGTCATGGACGCTGCCACTA CTGCCCCAACTGATGGGGCGCCCCAGGAGGATGAGGACACTGACCCACAGCAGGTTGCTGTGGTGATCACCAAGAGGTACGCCCATAATGATGACTGCTTGATCTACCGCTACGGTTCCTTCTCCACCGGCATTGAAATCGTTG AGGGAATCGAGAGTGTGGAGATTGTGCAGGTGTCCAATGCTGTGCTGATGACCGAGACAGAACCAAATGCTGTGGACTTCACCATCACCTGCCGGGGCAG CAGCCTTCCCACGGAGGTGTGCACCGTGGTGTCAGACGCCAACTGTGTCATGCCAGTCAAGACCATCTGCAACCCTGTGCCAACAACTCCAGACTGTCAGCTGGTCTTGCGCCAGTTCTTCAACGACTCCGGAATCTTCTGTGTCAACGTGTCCATGACAAACGACGTCAGCCTTGCTGTCACCAGTACTAGGGTCAGCGTGAATATGG GCTCCAAGATGACATCCACGGGAACAGTTGCCATGGTCCTTGGTGTTCTCATAGTGGCCTCAGCGGTCGGAACAGTGGCATTTACCTACAG GCGTCTTAAGGGCTACAGGCCTCTGACAGAGCTGCCGGCCGCAGACCAACAGGCTAGTGGTGGGCTGAGCTCCTTCCCTGCCCTCATCTGGAGCCTCCTGAGTGGCCATGGGCCTGGAGACAACCGCACCCTCCTCCGCAGAGTGGTATAA
- the LOC121714289 gene encoding tubulin alpha-1C chain-like isoform X1: protein MRECISVHVGQAGVQIGNACWELYCLEHGIQPDGQMPSDKTIGGGDDSFNTFFSETGAGKHVPRAVFVDLEPTVIDEVRTGTYRQLFHPEQLITGKEDAANNYARGHYTIGKELIDLVLDRIRKLADQCTGLQGFLVFHSFGGGTGSGFTSLLMERLSVDYGKKSKLEFSIYPAPQVSTAVVEPYNSILTTHTTLEHSDCAFMVDNEAIYDICRRNLDIERPTYTNLNRLISQIVSSITASLRFDGALNVDLTEFQTNLVPYPRIHFPLATYAPVISAEKAYHEQLSVSEITNACFEPANQMVKCDPRHGKYMACCLLYRGDVVPKDVNAAIATIKTKRSIQFVDWCPTGFKVGINYQPPTVVPGGDLAKVQRAVCMLSNTTAIAEAWARLDHKFDLMYAKRAFVHWYVGEGMEEGEFSEAREDMAALEKDYEEVGAESLEEDEEGEEY, encoded by the exons ATG CGTGAGTGCATCTCAGTCCACGTGGGTCAGGCTGGCGTCCAGATTGGCAATGCCTGCTGGGAACTCTACTGCCTTGAACATGGCATCCAGCCGGACGGACAGATGCCCAGCGACAAGACCATCGGAGGAGGAGATGACTCTTTCAACACCTTCTTCAGTGAGACTGGTGCTGGAAAGCATGTACCCAGGGCTGTGTTTGTGGACCTGGAGCCCACTGTGATCG ATGAGGTACGCACTGGGACCTACCGACAGCTGTTCCACCCAGAGCAGCTCATCACTGGCAAAGAGGATGCTGCCAATAACTATGCCCGTGGTCATTACACCATTGGAAAGGAGCTTATTGACTTGGTGCTGGACCGTATCCGCAAACTG GCTGACCAGTGCACAGGTCTGCAGGGCTTCCTCGTCTTCCACAGCTTTGGGGGAGGCACTGGTTCTGGCTTCACCTCCCTGCTGATGGAGCGCCTCTCCGTCGACTATGGCAAGAAGTCCAAGCTGGAGTTCTCCATCTACCCAGCCCCCCAGGTGTCTACTGCCGTGGTGGAGCCCTACAACTCCATTCTGACCACCCACACCACCCTTGAGCACTCTGACTGTGCCTTCATGGTAGACAATGAGGCCATCTATGACATTTGCCGTAGAAACCTTGATATCGAGCGCCCTACCTACACAAACCTCAACAGGCTTATCAGCCAGATTGTGTCCTCCATCACAGCCTCCCTTCGATTTGACGGTGCCCTCAATGTTGATCTGACAGAGTTCCAGACCAACTTGGTGCCCTACCCTCGTATCCACTTCCCTCTGGCCACGTATGCCCCAGTGATCTCTGCTGAGAAGGCCTACCATGAGCAGCTCTCAGTGTCTGAGATCACCAATGCTTGCTTTGAGCCAGCCAATCAGATGGTGAAATGTGACCCCCGTCACGGCAAGTACATGGCCTGCTGTCTGCTGTACCGTGGTGACGTGGTGCCCAAAGATGTTAATGCTGCCATTGCCACCATCAAAACCAAGCGCTCCATCCAGTTTGTGGATTGGTGTCCCACTGGTTTCAAGGTTGGCATCAACTACCAGCCCCCTACTGTTGTCCCAGGTGGAGACCTGGCCAAGGTGCAGAGGGCTGTGTGCATGTTGAGCAACACCACTGCTATTGCTGAGGCTTGGGCCCGGCTGGATCACAAGTTTGATCTGATGTACGCCAAGCGTGCCTTTGTGCACTGGTATGTAGGTGAGGGCATGGAGGAGGGAGAGTTCTCTGAGGCCAGAGAGGACATGGCCGCCCTGGAGAAGGATTATGAGGAGGTTGGGGCTGAAAGcttggaggaagatgaggagggcGAAGAGTACTGA
- the LOC121714289 gene encoding tubulin alpha-1C chain-like isoform X2, whose amino-acid sequence MPSDKTIGGGDDSFNTFFSETGAGKHVPRAVFVDLEPTVIDEVRTGTYRQLFHPEQLITGKEDAANNYARGHYTIGKELIDLVLDRIRKLADQCTGLQGFLVFHSFGGGTGSGFTSLLMERLSVDYGKKSKLEFSIYPAPQVSTAVVEPYNSILTTHTTLEHSDCAFMVDNEAIYDICRRNLDIERPTYTNLNRLISQIVSSITASLRFDGALNVDLTEFQTNLVPYPRIHFPLATYAPVISAEKAYHEQLSVSEITNACFEPANQMVKCDPRHGKYMACCLLYRGDVVPKDVNAAIATIKTKRSIQFVDWCPTGFKVGINYQPPTVVPGGDLAKVQRAVCMLSNTTAIAEAWARLDHKFDLMYAKRAFVHWYVGEGMEEGEFSEAREDMAALEKDYEEVGAESLEEDEEGEEY is encoded by the exons ATGCCCAGCGACAAGACCATCGGAGGAGGAGATGACTCTTTCAACACCTTCTTCAGTGAGACTGGTGCTGGAAAGCATGTACCCAGGGCTGTGTTTGTGGACCTGGAGCCCACTGTGATCG ATGAGGTACGCACTGGGACCTACCGACAGCTGTTCCACCCAGAGCAGCTCATCACTGGCAAAGAGGATGCTGCCAATAACTATGCCCGTGGTCATTACACCATTGGAAAGGAGCTTATTGACTTGGTGCTGGACCGTATCCGCAAACTG GCTGACCAGTGCACAGGTCTGCAGGGCTTCCTCGTCTTCCACAGCTTTGGGGGAGGCACTGGTTCTGGCTTCACCTCCCTGCTGATGGAGCGCCTCTCCGTCGACTATGGCAAGAAGTCCAAGCTGGAGTTCTCCATCTACCCAGCCCCCCAGGTGTCTACTGCCGTGGTGGAGCCCTACAACTCCATTCTGACCACCCACACCACCCTTGAGCACTCTGACTGTGCCTTCATGGTAGACAATGAGGCCATCTATGACATTTGCCGTAGAAACCTTGATATCGAGCGCCCTACCTACACAAACCTCAACAGGCTTATCAGCCAGATTGTGTCCTCCATCACAGCCTCCCTTCGATTTGACGGTGCCCTCAATGTTGATCTGACAGAGTTCCAGACCAACTTGGTGCCCTACCCTCGTATCCACTTCCCTCTGGCCACGTATGCCCCAGTGATCTCTGCTGAGAAGGCCTACCATGAGCAGCTCTCAGTGTCTGAGATCACCAATGCTTGCTTTGAGCCAGCCAATCAGATGGTGAAATGTGACCCCCGTCACGGCAAGTACATGGCCTGCTGTCTGCTGTACCGTGGTGACGTGGTGCCCAAAGATGTTAATGCTGCCATTGCCACCATCAAAACCAAGCGCTCCATCCAGTTTGTGGATTGGTGTCCCACTGGTTTCAAGGTTGGCATCAACTACCAGCCCCCTACTGTTGTCCCAGGTGGAGACCTGGCCAAGGTGCAGAGGGCTGTGTGCATGTTGAGCAACACCACTGCTATTGCTGAGGCTTGGGCCCGGCTGGATCACAAGTTTGATCTGATGTACGCCAAGCGTGCCTTTGTGCACTGGTATGTAGGTGAGGGCATGGAGGAGGGAGAGTTCTCTGAGGCCAGAGAGGACATGGCCGCCCTGGAGAAGGATTATGAGGAGGTTGGGGCTGAAAGcttggaggaagatgaggagggcGAAGAGTACTGA